In the Granulosicoccus antarcticus IMCC3135 genome, AAGAGTACGAATCACACAAAAAACCTTGCAATCGTAAGAACACCTAGTGTTGTGGTTGATTACCTGCTTGGTTGAACCATCCTGCATAGATGGTTGATCGTCGAGATCAAGTACGCAACACAGCCCACTATGCGAGGCTTGATCGGGAAGAGCCCTGAGAGCACGTTTTCACACAGACATAAGCCTAAAAACGGATATTCCCTATGTCAGATCCAAAACCCATTCGCATCTATCCAGTTGGTATGTCTCTTGGCATCTTGCTGGCCTTCAGTTTTGCACTCTGTGTGGTGTTCGGACTGCTTTTTCCGGTGGCCACGATGTATCAGGCATGGTTGCCGTTGCTGCCAGGCGTAAGCTGGATCAGCTGGCCGAGCTTTCTGCTCGGACTGGTCGAAACCTTTGCCTATGGCTGGTACATCGCCGTCATCGTTGTGCCCGCGTTGAACTTCTTCGCACCGAGGGCAACGGCATGAACACCCTCACGCCGATTGACAGGTTAATTCCGACAAATACAACTGTGACTCTACCGTTATCAGACACATTGGCGCCCCTGCCCGATCCGCTCGCCTATGGTCGAGATCTCTGGGAACGCTCTGTGCTGTTTCTGGACACGCTGCGCGAACGCGCCGACAACATGAACGCTCATGAGCGCGCCGGGATGCCGCCGCTGCTGGATTTCAAGTATGAAACGCTGATGGATGCGCGCAGATTCGAGCGTCCGGCCAATTACGCGCTGCTCAGGATTACCGAGGTGGAGGGCAACTGCTGGGATGACTGCGTGGATGTGGCAAAACCGCCGGTCATTGTGCTCGACCCGCGCGCGGGCCACGGTCCCGGCATTGGCGGGTTCAAGCGTGACAGCGAGGTCGGCATGGCGATGGCTGAGGGGTACCCGGTCTATTTCGTCATCTTTTTTCCCGAGCCCAGCCCCGACCAGACGCTCGAGGATGTTCTGTACGGATTGCGCCGCTTTGTCGACGAGGTCTCTGCCCGCCACGAAGGTTCAGCCCCCGTTCTTTATGGCAATTGCCAGGCGGGCTGGGCCGTCACGCTGCTCGCGGCCCACTGCGAGGGGCTGGCGGGGCCAATTGTCCTCAACGGATCGCCCCTGTCCTATTGGGCGGGCGAGGAAGGGGTCAACCCCATGCGTGTCACCGGCGGATTACTGGGCGGGGTTTGGCTGGCCCATCTGACGGCCGATCTGGGCGATGGGCGCTTCGACGGAGCCTGGCTGGCACAGAACTTCGAGAACCTGAAGCCGGAAAAGGCGATCTGGGAGAAATACGCCAACCTGCTGACGAATGTGGACACCGAACGGGACCGCTTTCTCGACTTCGAGCGCTGGTGGAACGGGTTCTACACCCTCAGCCGCCCGGAAATCCTGTCGATCACCCAGAACCTGTTCATCGGTAACCGGCTGGAAAGTGGCGAAATGCCGATCGGCGATCACTGCATCGCCGACCTGCGCAAGATCAAAAGTCCGATGATTGTCTTTGCATCCTACGGTGACAATATCACCCCACCGGCGCAGGCACTGGGCTGGATCCCTGCGGTCTACAAGGACACGGCAGATCTGAAGGCGGCAGGGCAGCGCATCGTTTACTTGACTAATACCCATGTCGGACATCTGGGAATCTTTGTGTCGGCGTCGGTCGCACGGCTGGAACATCGCGCCATTCTGGAGAGTCTGAGCAAGATCGAAAAGCTGAAGCCAGGCCTTTACGAGATGAAGATCGACAATCCGTCAGGCGATCCGGATTGCCACGCGCCACAGTACAAGGTGCGGTTTGAAGCACGCGAGGTGAGCGACCTGGACCCTCATGTGCCCGAACAGGCGTTCGAGGCCGTGCAGCGAGTATCAGAGATCAACGAGGCGGTCTATTCCACCTTCGTAAGCCCCTGGGTGCGCCTGATGACAACTCCGGCCAGCGCCGAGATGCTGAAGTGGATGCATCCCATGCGTACCAGCCGCCTGATGTTTTCAGAAAGCTTTAATCCCTGGATGCGTTTAGTCCGGCACAGCGCAAACAGCGTTGCCGAAACGCGTCAGCCCCTCGCGCCAGACGATCCAATGATCCTGCGCGAGCAGGCGACAATCGCAGCCGTCGGAGATGCTATCGAACGAGCCCGCATCGCACGCGACGCCCGTTTCGAGCGCACGTTCAGAGCGCTTTACGGCGGCAACGCCTCGAAAATCGAATTCAACGCCCAGATGCCGGTCTGATGAGGAAGGACACGAATAATGCAATGGGTTAGCGAAAAACGGAGGCTGCTGCTGGTCAGCGGCGGGATGGTTGGCGATGCACCTGCTCGGTTATCGTCGACCGATAGGGAGGAAAATCCCTGCCTGCACAGGTCATCCTGGCACTCAACGCACGGTCGACAACATAAAAGGACAATAAGATGAACGTCACCAAAGGCCATTTCGGCAAAACTGCCGTCGAGGAACAAACCCTCGATACCGTGCCGGACGGGTATTCCGGTACGATTTACACGTGTTCTATGCACCCCGAGGTGCGAAGCACCAAAGAAGGATCCTGCCCCAAATGCAGCATGTTCCTGGTGCCGGAGGACGAAGTGGCGGAACACGGGCAGCACGACCATTCCGGCCACACCCATGCACATGATGCAGCAAGCATGGAGGTGAAGGACGGCGAATACGATACGGTGCCAAACGACTACTCTGGCACAATCTATACTTGCCCGATGCACTCACAGGTGCACCATCCCGGGCCCGGTTCGTGCCCGATCTGTGGCATGGGTCTGGAGCCGGAAACCGTCAGCCTGGAGGACGAAGGTCCAAACCCCGAACTGGTCGACTTTACCCACCGGTTCTGGGTCGGCGCGGTGCTGACCGTCCCCTTGCTGGTTCTGGCAATGGGGCCGTTCGTGGGCTTTATGTACTTCATGGACTTGTTGGGCGAACGCACCTCGCTCTGGCTGGAATTCGCACTTGCAACCCCTGTGATCCTGTGGTCGGGCTGGCCATTCTTCGTGCGCGGCGTTCAGTCCTTCCGCACGATGAACCTGAACATGTTCAGCCTGATCTCGATGGGGGTCGGCGCAGCCTTTCTGTTCAGCATCGTTGCCGTCGTCGCACCGCAGATATTCCCGGCAGGCTTCCGGGACGCGAACGGCAATGTGGGTGTCTATTTCGAGGCCGCGGCTGTGATCGTGACACTGGTCCTGCTGGGCCAGCTGATGGAGCTACGTGCCCGCGAGGGCACCGGCAAGGCCATCCGGGCACTGCTGAATATGGCCGCCAAGACCGCGCTGGTGATCCGCCCCGACGGCACCGAAGAAGAGATCGAGCTTGAACAGGTGCAGCTGGGCGATCACGTGCGTGTGCGCCCCGGCGACAAGGTGCCCGTTGATGGTGTGGTTCTCGAAGGCCGGTCGTCAGTGGATGAATCCATGATTTCAGGCGAACCTGTGCCGGTGGAAAAAGTCGCGGGCGAGCCAGTAACGGGGGCCACGATCAATGGCACCGGCAGTCTGGTGATCGAGGCCACACGCATTGGGGCTGATACCATGCTTTCCCAGATCGTACAGATGGTCGCCAACGCACAACGAAGTCGTGCGCCGATCCAGAAATACGCTGATCAGGTGGCGGGCATGTTCGTGCCAGCGGTCATCGCCGTTGCCGTCGTGTCGTTCATCGTCTGGTCGATCTGGGGGCCGGTGCCCGCGATGGCCTACGGGCTGGTCTCGGCGGTAGCGGTGCTGATCATTGCGTGCCCTTGCGCGCTGGGTCTGGCCACACCGATATCGATCATGACGGCAACGGGCACCGGTGCGCAGATGGGCGTGCTGATCAAGAACGCCGAAGCGCTGGAACGGTTCGAGAAGATCGACACGCTGATCGTGGACAAGACCGGCACCCTGACCGAAGGCAAGCCCAGGCTGGTCGCGGTTTTGCCAGAAGTCGGGCATGACGAGGCCGAGGTACTGCGCCTGGCAGCCTCGCTGGAACGCGGCTCGGAACACCCATTGGCCGAAGCCATTGTGCGCGGCGCTGAAGAGCGCGGCGTCGAGTTTGCCAAGGCCGAAGAGTTCGAGGCGGTCACCGGCAAGGGCGTCAAGGGTCGCGTGGATGGCAAAGCCGTCGCCCTGGGCAATGCTGCACTGATCCAAGACATGGGATTGGACAACGGCGCGCTGGTCGACACCGCCAATGCACGGCGCGATGAGGGCGAGACGGTGATGTTCATTGTGCTGGACGGCGCTATCGCCGGGCTTGTCAGCGTAGCAGACACGGTCAAGGAGACCACACCAGCCGCCCTGAAAGCGCTGCACGAGCTGGGGTTTCGCATCATCATGGCCACAGGTGACAACGAGCGCACCGCCAGGTCGGTGGCCAAACGTCTGGGCATCGATGAGATTCGCGCCGACGTGCTGCCTGAAGACAAGGCCCGCATCATCCGGGAGTTGCAGGAACAGGGCAAGAAAGTCGCCATGGCAGGCGATGGGGTCAATGATGCCCCTGCCCTTGCCCAGGCCGATGTCGGTATCGCGATGGGCACAGGTGCAGATGTAGCGATTGAAAGCGCCGGGTTCACGCTGGTCAAGGGCGATCTTGATGGCATCGTACGAGCTCGCAAGCTGTCCCATGCGACCATGCGCAATATTCGGCAGAACCTGTTCTTCGCGCTGATCTACAACGCCGTCGGCGTGCCGATTGCAGCTGGTGTCCTATATCCGTTTCTCGGCATTCTGATCGGCCCAATGTTTGCGGCTTTCGCGATGAGCGCATCATCGCTATCGGTGGTTCTGAACGCGCTGCGACTGCGGCGACTGAAGTTCTGAACAGGAGTCTATGGCGTGAAAAAATCTGAACGATCTACCGCGATGCGGATCTGTCAGCGCCAGGCCAGCAACAGGTTAGCCCGGCGGATGCCTACGAGATTTGGGGCGATGCTGACTGTGGCGCTGGCCGTTTCATTGCCTGCAACCGCCGCCTGCGCGCACAGCTTTTCGCTCGCCGTCGTGGCGGACGGAGAACAGGCGGCGATGCAGCTGAACTCTGCAGTCAATGGCATTCTGCTGGCCTCGCAAGAGCGAGATGGGCATGCGGACGAAACATCGGACGGGCATCTTGGCGGGCTAGATGTCTTTATCGTGCCCTTGCCGACCCGTGCGGCTGAGACGATCCAGGGACTCAAGCGCGCCCCTCAGAGCTCCATCGACATTGCAATCCTGATGAGCACCGAAGCCGGAGCAGATCAGCTGGATCTGCACACCGTCACAATCCGGCCGGGGACGATCAATGCGAACCCGACAGAGACCAGCAAGCTGTTTGCAACCCGGTTTCAATCGGCCTTTGGGATGATGCCCGATCAGTCGGCAATTGAAGGCTACAACGCCGCGCGGCGTATTGACCTGGCGGTGCGCACGCTGGGTGGTGTCGATGATCGTCGTGCATTGATCGCAGCACTGGCTGCCACAAACAAAGGGAGTGAATAGTAGATGGAACATGATAAACATAGCGTCCCCGAACAGTCGGAAGAAACTACAGCGGCACCGCAACCGGAACCGCAACAACCGTTCTGGAAATCACGCGTCGGGATCAGCCTGATCATTGCATTGACAATCGCCGCCCTACTCCTGGGGTTTGAACACCGTGTTCATCTCTTTGCTGGTAATGGTTTTCTGGCCCTGTTGCTATTAGGCTGCGTT is a window encoding:
- a CDS encoding DUF5676 family membrane protein; amino-acid sequence: MSDPKPIRIYPVGMSLGILLAFSFALCVVFGLLFPVATMYQAWLPLLPGVSWISWPSFLLGLVETFAYGWYIAVIVVPALNFFAPRATA
- a CDS encoding DUF3141 domain-containing protein, whose amino-acid sequence is MNTLTPIDRLIPTNTTVTLPLSDTLAPLPDPLAYGRDLWERSVLFLDTLRERADNMNAHERAGMPPLLDFKYETLMDARRFERPANYALLRITEVEGNCWDDCVDVAKPPVIVLDPRAGHGPGIGGFKRDSEVGMAMAEGYPVYFVIFFPEPSPDQTLEDVLYGLRRFVDEVSARHEGSAPVLYGNCQAGWAVTLLAAHCEGLAGPIVLNGSPLSYWAGEEGVNPMRVTGGLLGGVWLAHLTADLGDGRFDGAWLAQNFENLKPEKAIWEKYANLLTNVDTERDRFLDFERWWNGFYTLSRPEILSITQNLFIGNRLESGEMPIGDHCIADLRKIKSPMIVFASYGDNITPPAQALGWIPAVYKDTADLKAAGQRIVYLTNTHVGHLGIFVSASVARLEHRAILESLSKIEKLKPGLYEMKIDNPSGDPDCHAPQYKVRFEAREVSDLDPHVPEQAFEAVQRVSEINEAVYSTFVSPWVRLMTTPASAEMLKWMHPMRTSRLMFSESFNPWMRLVRHSANSVAETRQPLAPDDPMILREQATIAAVGDAIERARIARDARFERTFRALYGGNASKIEFNAQMPV
- a CDS encoding copper-transporting P-type ATPase — translated: MNVTKGHFGKTAVEEQTLDTVPDGYSGTIYTCSMHPEVRSTKEGSCPKCSMFLVPEDEVAEHGQHDHSGHTHAHDAASMEVKDGEYDTVPNDYSGTIYTCPMHSQVHHPGPGSCPICGMGLEPETVSLEDEGPNPELVDFTHRFWVGAVLTVPLLVLAMGPFVGFMYFMDLLGERTSLWLEFALATPVILWSGWPFFVRGVQSFRTMNLNMFSLISMGVGAAFLFSIVAVVAPQIFPAGFRDANGNVGVYFEAAAVIVTLVLLGQLMELRAREGTGKAIRALLNMAAKTALVIRPDGTEEEIELEQVQLGDHVRVRPGDKVPVDGVVLEGRSSVDESMISGEPVPVEKVAGEPVTGATINGTGSLVIEATRIGADTMLSQIVQMVANAQRSRAPIQKYADQVAGMFVPAVIAVAVVSFIVWSIWGPVPAMAYGLVSAVAVLIIACPCALGLATPISIMTATGTGAQMGVLIKNAEALERFEKIDTLIVDKTGTLTEGKPRLVAVLPEVGHDEAEVLRLAASLERGSEHPLAEAIVRGAEERGVEFAKAEEFEAVTGKGVKGRVDGKAVALGNAALIQDMGLDNGALVDTANARRDEGETVMFIVLDGAIAGLVSVADTVKETTPAALKALHELGFRIIMATGDNERTARSVAKRLGIDEIRADVLPEDKARIIRELQEQGKKVAMAGDGVNDAPALAQADVGIAMGTGADVAIESAGFTLVKGDLDGIVRARKLSHATMRNIRQNLFFALIYNAVGVPIAAGVLYPFLGILIGPMFAAFAMSASSLSVVLNALRLRRLKF
- a CDS encoding DUF2933 domain-containing protein, encoding MEHDKHSVPEQSEETTAAPQPEPQQPFWKSRVGISLIIALTIAALLLGFEHRVHLFAGNGFLALLLLGCVVMHLFMHGGHGGGDKR